A segment of the Colletotrichum destructivum chromosome 3, complete sequence genome:
TTCCAAGTTCTATCTGGTTGGTTTTGGCCAATCATACTAGAGTGTTCGTCCATCAGGTTGTTAGAGTCAACTGTTCCACGCTGGGGGACAGAGGGAACCACGTCTTATGAGCGCGTAAACTCGACGCTGATTGTAGACCTCACTTCCCACAGACATCACAGTACGAGAATTCAGTTATGTATTACTTGGCAGAGCCTTATAGCAAATGCACATGTCAGCGTTGCCTTGTAACTTGATAAAGTATTTAAAGCGACAGGAGGCCCTGCCACTCGAAGGAGAAACAGGGACATCACACTTCTGATTTAAAGCTGAATTGTTACTGGGCGTCAACCAGACCCTAGAGAAAACAGAAATATAGACAGGTAGTCCCTTTTGAGGGAAGTATGCAGGCTTTGATAGCGTACAACCACTACTTGAGGCGTTGAGATATCCCAGTCCATGCGTCTATTCATGGAGGCGATCTAAGGTGCCGCGAAGTCTTTGACTAGCATTCTTCAGAAAGCCATCCCCTGATTGTTGTTTGCTGCGTTCAACATACCGAAGCGCAGCCCGAACCAAGTAGGGGTAGCTTGGAGGGGTATAAATTCGGGAGATACCATGGGGGCCATCATGGACATCTACGATATCGAGGACGATGTTGGTTGCGGTATTGAGTGTAACTCTGGCACATTCCTGCCACCCCCTTATTGAGTGCAGTCCCACCGCCGGTGTAACGGCAGGCCAGTCGAGAATATGTAAGTAGAACGTAAAGGAGACTCTGCTATCTGTTACGACCAGGCCACAGCGTACAATGAAACCGTACTGACCTCAGTGTGACGGCTATTGCTTCGCAAAGAACGACAACTTGACTCTGACCTTGCTGTAGGAGAAGAGCGAGTAATTCTTGGATCTTGGTATGCAGACCAGCTATTGCGGTCAATCTCATGTCCAACTCTGATGTTTTGAAGGACGAAAGAACTTGATCAAGAATCCATATTGCTTGGGCAATTCTTCCAAAGGGCCCGATCAGCAAAGACCCTGAATCTGATACTTCTAAGGAAGATTCTAAAGATAGTTTGGGGGCATGATCGACCCCTTCCGAAGCTCGCGACTCGACCGGTAGCTGGGCTTGGGTATCCGGGACAACGGTCAATAGGGGCTGCTCCGCAACTGTCAATTCGGAGAAGGACAACCTGCCTCAAGGTACATTAGTATATGTACAAAGATGCTTGAAGTATGGAAGAACCGATCTACGACCGAAGGATACTATACCTTTCGTAAATGACTATAGCCCACCAGGTATTGAATGCTTCTTTGGCGTGGGCGTAAGGGTGTAGGTTCGTCCCCAGTGACATGTTGAGGTCTTTAGCCGGCTGGGGAAATGTCCGACTATGGAGATGAATGCGCAGACGATGGGCCATACGAATACAGCCAGTAATAGACACGAAAGCCTGGTCAGGCTCGCCTTCAGAGTATTCGTAAACTGCCAATAAGACACATGCCTGTAAGAGTGAAATGGACGGCGGAAAGACGACTTGAATCTGCGCAAAGAGGGACTTTGTTACGAGATAAAGGTGTCGTCGGTCTGGTACTCGGCTGCTACTGCCACTTTTGCCGTGCAGAGACAGCCTTGAAGACGCGTTTATGAGACATAAGCTCAGGTTCAGCGCGGAGCGACCAGCTGGGGGAGTTGATTCAACTATGGAGACGTCTTGCTCGAAGTGAGCCCTCGAAATGAAGGGCAGATAGCGATGGAGCCCCTGGAAGTACTGGGTGGTAGCTTCGTCCAGTTGCAAGCCTGAATCTCGAATAACACGATGAACTTGAAGACATAGGGTTGTTGCTGGCTCCAACAAGCTTGATTGTGACAATGATAGGCCGGGTAACACGAAAAAGGGCTGACTGAACGCCGGAGCTCGACGTTCTTGTTTATTTGGAGCCACGACAGTTCCGTATCGACAACTCAAGCGGTTCCTGTTGTAGCGAGTTAGCAACAGGGTACGCTCGGGGATGGCTCGATGTCTTGCCTTCTGCAATAGCCGCAATGAGGCAAAAGCTTGTCACACTTCTTCTTACGAGTTTTGCAGGCTGCGCAGACCTGGGCGGCCTGAGTAGCCCTGCATcgaccgtcggcggccgacaACATGGCTTGAGTTCGAGGATGCACCTACGGAACGAATCGACATCTGAAGCAAATTGTTCTCCGGAAACCAATGGATTCCACTTATTGCGCGTGGAGCCTTACCGAACCGCGATGGGGTCTTCAACATGATAGATCGCCGCCCGATCCGGCTCGTGGTTGATTTGTAACGCGTTTTGTTCGCCCGTCATCCGTCAGCgtcatccttcttctcgttgtcggccgccgtcgggacTTGCAGCCGCCGCTAACCCACCCATGTAAGACAGTTACAAGGGTCGTATTGGTCCACCTTGATTTCGAGCCTGCATATCAAAAGCATATTGAACCATGACTGATCGGTACGGCAGAGCTGCCAGTCAGCTCTTTGTCCTTGGATCCCGTTGCTGCAAGTCAAACACAGGCACGGATGTGGCTGCAGGATGGTCTACACTACGGACGCCACCTCAGTTGTCCGGACATTCAGCACGGGGGTTGGAGTATATAATGGCGAAGTCCGACAACAAACATTGAAGAGTGTCTGGATTGAGTTATTTTACCAAACCTAAGCACCGACCTCTCAACAGTAACGATCGCCGCTTTCTTGAATAGAAAGACACCAAGATGGACCCCAACGCACTTTTCAGAGTCGATGGCATCGTGGCCGTCATCACCGGCGGAGGCACTGGTATGTTGCCTCTCATGCTTCACATGGAGAATGGTATTAACCCTTTTACCAGGCATCGGCCTCACGATGGCCAGGGCCCTCATCAACCAAGGCGCCGCCAAAGTATACATCCTCGG
Coding sequences within it:
- a CDS encoding uncharacterized protein (Putative transcription factor domain, fungi); translation: MLSAADGRCRATQAAQVCAACKTRKKKNRLSCRYGTVVAPNKQERRAPAFSQPFFVLPGLSLSQSSLLEPATTLCLQVHRVIRDSGLQLDEATTQYFQGLHRYLPFISRAHFEQDVSIVESTPPAGRSALNLSLCLINASSRLSLHGKSGSSSRVPDRRHLYLVTKSLFAQIQVVFPPSISLLQACVLLAVYEYSEGEPDQAFVSITGCIRMAHRLRIHLHSRTFPQPAKDLNMSLGTNLHPYAHAKEAFNTWWAIVIYERLSFSELTVAEQPLLTVVPDTQAQLPVESRASEGVDHAPKLSLESSLEVSDSGSLLIGPFGRIAQAIWILDQVLSSFKTSELDMRLTAIAGLHTKIQELLALLLQQGQSQVVVLCEAIAVTLRVSFTFYLHILDWPAVTPAVGLHSIRGWQECARVTLNTATNIVLDIVDVHDGPHGISRIYTPPSYPYLVRAALRYVERSKQQSGDGFLKNASQRLRGTLDRLHE